The genomic DNA GTGATGACTGCTGTATCACTGAAGACGTCAATCAGACGAGGTGGACAGGGCAGCACGCTCTCCTCACACACATCCACAGCCTGGCTAATGTACCTGTAGTCCTGCTTGAATTCTCTCTCAATTGCCCTGTTGAGACGACACACAGCAAACATCACCTCTGCTCCAATTTCTCAAACATTATCTCCATCATTCATGCTTGGTACAAACCTGTCCTTCATGCCGTTGAAGCTGTTTCCAATTATTATCATTAGAGGCAGTTGTTGTGTACTCCAGTTCTTCCACAGGAGGTTGTTGTATAGAGCTTTCCCACAATGCATTAGGTAAAAGAGTGTGGGCTTAGTCGCAGACCGCTTCCCCTCCTACACAATGTGGAGAGACAATATACTGTTGTTTTTAGACTGATTTGTACATTAAATTTGATGTTGAAACTGGCATCAGACAAGTAATCAATCATGGTGAACATTATGCTTTCATTTTTCTCATCACCTTGAAATGCTTGTCTATTACCACATTTTAAAACGCATTCTGAAAAGTCATCCACGATGGTGCATTCATGTGCTGAAAGGACATGACAGGAAACAGTTCAAGACATCTAATCTAAAATGAGTCAGGGAacaaaattcatattttaaatgcaaGAAAGTACCAAACTCGCATTTTCATAATCTCccattttttcttttggatCAGATTTTCTGACAAAGCTCTTGAACGCACCACAGTGAAGACTTTACAGCACACCTTCAGCTCAAATGCCACAACTGAGTTATCTCCATAGCAACTGAGCTAACCCATGTTTCCATaatcaagaatgaactttcacAATAGACTTGGGAAAAAAAGTAACTAAGCAACTTGGCAATGCTGCTGCCAAAACACCCAGCAACACTAAAACAATTTTCTTTCCACGCTGTACATCACCAACTGACCTCATTTTCTGTGAGTACAGTCAGACCCAGCTCTTTCAAAACATCCCTTTCTCCAGAGGTGAATGCAGGGTCATAAACAGAGCAATCCTTCAGTGGAATCTGGTGGTGGAGAAGCAGTGAGACACTTTACAGACTGAAAAATGTCAAGTGTGAAAAGTGTTTGTTATCTCACTGGATAAACCCACGTCCTCTCACCTGCCCtgcatccagcagcagcagcaacatggcCAGCTGGAAGCGAGCCGAGACACAGGAGGAAAAAGAGCCCAGgccataacacacacactctagaTGTTGAGATGTTCTGCTGTCTCTGCCGTTCTCCACATGGTCAATGGAGAGCTCAGTGTCCCTCTTCTCTGAGAGAGATGCTGATCCTGCCACCAGCAGCTGTTCTGAACATACAGTTCACAGAtgtttgactaatttggacagctgaagcttgaTATTAGCTCCTGATAGACTTTTTAAATGccattttgcacagaaggagtcTTGTGGgtcgttgttttttttacattgtaagtgcaatATGAAGATATCTTCTAATGGCTAGTATGAACAAGAAGAATTATGGCCGTTGTTTTAAGTCAgactaaaaatgtgttttcaattgTCCTTTATCCATTCCTCTACCAAAAACACTCAATTTGCCCAGCACTCACCTTTCCAGTCCTTCAAAAAGTCCTCATATCTCAGTTCAGACCTgcagatgaagaggagaagttACTGACCTCTCCTGAGTTTGTGCACAGGCCTGTAGTGAGAACATACACATGGAAACATGGATAATACTGAGAGTCTGTTGCATGACTTAAAACTTCTTACACTGTTTCTCTGATCCGTTTAACAGTTTTCCCAACATCCAGCTCCTCTTGACAGCATGCCGCTGCGGCTGCACACGGCTGTAGTGTATTTGATTTTCGCGCTGCACCTTTTCGTCTCCGGGCAACCTGCCACTCCTCCCCGGTGTCTGACATCTGAGCTAATTCACCGGTAACTTTATGTACACACACGTAGTGATAAAAAATGATAGTTGTATTAAAATCTGATATATAGGGTG from Scomber japonicus isolate fScoJap1 chromosome 9, fScoJap1.pri, whole genome shotgun sequence includes the following:
- the srrd gene encoding SRR1-like protein — translated: MSDTGEEWQVARRRKGAARKSNTLQPCAAAAACCQEELDVGKTVKRIRETVSELRYEDFLKDWKEQLLVAGSASLSEKRDTELSIDHVENGRDSRTSQHLECVCYGLGSFSSCVSARFQLAMLLLLLDAGQIPLKDCSVYDPAFTSGERDVLKELGLTVLTENEEGKRSATKPTLFYLMHCGKALYNNLLWKNWSTQQLPLMIIIGNSFNGMKDRAIEREFKQDYRYISQAVDVCEESVLPCPPRLIDVFSDTAVITFPSSSLNKLPQSTWTEPYEPQYQHCPDLEIIQREAVS